In Prosthecochloris sp. GSB1, the following proteins share a genomic window:
- a CDS encoding glycoside hydrolase family 3 protein has translation MRTTLALLLLVALQATSVRAEAQRAPSLDVKIGQMIMVGFRGTTLARAPDLVRDLDAERIGGVVLFDYDVPTRTSGRNITSPEQLRSLTSELQQKARTPLFIAIDQEGGTVNRLKAKYGFPETPSAASLGRLDNTDSTFHAAARTAETLQTAGVNLDFAPVVDLNINPDNPVIGGLERSFSADPRIVTAQAAETIRGLHARNIIATIKHFPGHGSSTTDTHKDFTDITRTWKTIELEPYRSLIRDGYEDFVMTAHVFNAKLDPRYPATLSHSIVTELLRDSLGFRGPVISDDMQMQAITALYELKTAIRLAIDAGVDILLFANNSAYDPHIARKAASIIRELVSEGAVTQGRIDSSYRRIMQLKQRRLTRASS, from the coding sequence ATGAGAACGACCCTGGCGCTCCTCCTGCTCGTCGCCCTGCAAGCGACCTCCGTCCGCGCCGAAGCGCAGCGGGCGCCGTCCCTTGACGTGAAAATCGGCCAGATGATCATGGTCGGGTTCAGGGGAACCACCCTTGCCCGTGCCCCCGATCTCGTGCGAGACCTCGACGCGGAGCGCATAGGCGGCGTGGTGCTGTTCGATTACGACGTCCCGACCCGCACATCCGGAAGGAACATCACCTCTCCCGAACAACTTCGTTCGCTCACCAGTGAACTTCAGCAAAAGGCCCGGACGCCGCTCTTCATCGCGATCGATCAGGAAGGGGGGACGGTCAACCGCCTCAAAGCGAAGTACGGATTCCCCGAGACCCCCTCGGCCGCATCGCTCGGCCGGCTCGACAATACGGACAGCACCTTTCATGCGGCGGCGCGAACCGCCGAAACCCTGCAAACGGCCGGCGTCAATCTCGATTTCGCCCCGGTCGTCGATCTGAACATCAACCCGGACAACCCGGTCATCGGCGGTCTGGAGAGGAGCTTTTCAGCCGACCCCCGGATCGTGACGGCGCAGGCGGCTGAGACGATCCGGGGACTGCATGCGAGAAACATCATCGCGACGATAAAGCATTTTCCCGGCCACGGCAGCTCCACGACCGACACGCACAAGGACTTCACCGACATCACCCGCACATGGAAAACGATTGAGCTGGAGCCTTACCGCAGTCTCATCCGTGACGGTTATGAGGATTTCGTCATGACGGCGCATGTGTTCAATGCGAAACTCGATCCCCGCTACCCGGCGACCCTTTCCCACAGCATCGTGACCGAACTGCTCCGGGATTCTCTCGGTTTTCGGGGGCCAGTCATCAGCGACGACATGCAGATGCAGGCCATAACCGCTCTGTACGAGCTGAAGACCGCGATACGGCTTGCCATCGACGCCGGGGTCGACATCCTGCTGTTCGCGAACAATTCCGCCTACGATCCCCATATCGCCCGGAAAGCAGCCTCGATCATCCGCGAACTGGTTTCTGAAGGCGCCGTCACGCAGGGGCGCATCGACAGCTCTTACCGGCGGATCATGCAACTCAAACAACGGCGCCTGACCCGCGCATCATCATGA
- a CDS encoding SixA phosphatase family protein: MKTLYLVRHAKSSWDNVNMADFDRPLNKRGEKAAPFMAKLLAERAVRPDLVISSPANRALTTAEVFCGELDYPEEKIEQRMEIYEGGLNEMLRLVRELPDNSNTVMLFGHNPTLTGFARFLSGRDVEAIVTCGVVRIDMKSDAWQNAMMDSGTLAWYEYPKKYQ; encoded by the coding sequence ATGAAGACACTCTACCTCGTCCGCCACGCGAAATCAAGCTGGGACAACGTCAACATGGCGGATTTCGACCGCCCCCTGAACAAGCGCGGAGAGAAAGCCGCTCCGTTCATGGCGAAACTGCTGGCCGAAAGAGCGGTTCGTCCAGATCTTGTCATTTCCAGCCCTGCAAACAGGGCGCTCACGACCGCTGAAGTCTTCTGCGGAGAACTCGACTACCCGGAAGAAAAGATCGAGCAGCGAATGGAGATCTACGAAGGGGGATTGAACGAGATGCTGCGACTGGTACGGGAGCTCCCCGACAACAGCAACACCGTCATGCTGTTCGGCCACAACCCCACACTGACCGGTTTTGCCCGGTTCCTTTCCGGTCGCGACGTTGAAGCCATCGTCACCTGCGGAGTCGTGCGCATCGACATGAAAAGCGATGCCTGGCAGAACGCCATGATGGATTCAGGAACCCTGGCCTGGTACGAATATCCGAAGAAATATCAGTAG